The nucleotide sequence CCGGCAGGCATCGCCACCGACATGGCCCAGGTGGTGGGCGCCAGCACGAATATTTCCTTGCCGCCAGGCACGCCAATGCGCCTCGACACCCTGCGCCGCAAGCCGGTGGTGATGCAGGGCCAGCTGGTGCGCGTCGTTTCCAGTGGCAATGGTTTCCAGGTAGCATCAGAAGGACGCGCCATCGGCAGCGCCGGCGATGGGCAGACGGTACAGGTACGCACGCAGAGCGGCCAGCAGATCAGCGGCGTGGCGCGCGCGGGTGGCATGGTGGAGGTCGCCTTTTAACACGGATAGATAGCGATATTGTAGTCTGGTGCACTAAAGTTCCTGGATAAGATGCCGATAAGAAGTCATATCCCGGAGTTTTTTGACTTCGACCAGACGAGGATCACGCTGTGAAAATTACCGATAACACCATTAAAAGCAATCCCGGCCTGCCGGTGGCGCCCCCGAGCACCTCCGGCGCCCGGAATGCCGAGAAAGCCCAGGCAACACCGACGACGTCGGACAATGTACGCCTGTCGCCGCAAGGACAGGCATTAGCGGCCAGTGCAACTGCCGGCAGCGGCGCCGTGTTCGACACGAAAAAAGTCGAACGCATCAAGCTGGCGATCGCCGACGGGCAGTTCCAGGTCAACTCTGAAAAAGTGGCAGACGGTCTCCTCGACACAGTCAAGGACTTGTTGCACTCACGAAATAGATAGGTTCCCTCATGCAATCAGTGACTCCGTTTTCCAGCCTGCGCGACGAGCAACAGCTCATGACCACATTGCTGGCATTGATGAAAGAAGAACAGCGGCATCTGGTTGCGGCTGACATCGATGCAATCACGGAGCTCACCGCGCGCAAGACGGCACTCGTCGGACAATTGAGCCAGCTGGCGGCGCAACGCCACCAGGCGCTGGCGGCGGCCGGTTTCACGGCCGCCGAAGCGGGCATGGAAGACTGGCTGGTCGGTGCCAGCGAAGCCGAGGCGGCGCCCCTGTGGAAAGCCCTGCTCGAGACCACGCGCGAAGCCAAGGAACAGAACCGGTTGAATAGCCTGCTGGTCAACAAACACATGCTGCACACGCAAGGCGCCCTGAACGCCATGCGCCCCACGGCCCAGAGCGGCAACTTCTACGGCCCCAGCGGCCAAGCAATGACGAACACAGCCAGCCGGCGCGTCGTCATCGGCTAAGTCTTCACGCGACGCTCACGACGCCAAACCCGGAAACAGCAGCGACAAGCACAGCAATAAACCATTGCTGCAAGCATGCGCCGTGGCGGCCGCCACATACGCGGGCGCCAGGCCCATGCTGCGCGCCGTCAGGTAGCTGGCTGCGAACGTGCATCCGCCAATAAAGGTGATGGCAGCGTGCAAGATCCCGGCACCGTTCACGACATGGAGCAGGGAAAAAAGTGCCGCGCTGGCCAGCAGGCTGACCGCAGTGCGCACCTTGTAACGGCGTAATATCTCCAGCGGCAGCCACTGCCCGATGAGCGTCTCGAACAACGGCGCCCAAACGACGGCTATCCAGAGTATCGTCGCCGTGCTGGCGTCTTTCAGGGATGCCGCAGCGGTACCACCCAGTTGCTGCGAGGTGAACAGGGCCACGGCAGCCAGCGCCAACGGTACGAAGATGAGAAAGTTGATGGCGCCCACGGTCACCCCCAACATCAACGCGCCCCGCATGGGGTGCGCTGCCATGCGCACCCGCAAGGCGGCCAGGCTGGCAGCCAACTGCGGCAGCGGAAAATTCCTCGCTTTCAGCATCCGTGCATGTCTCCTCATGGCGCATCCGCCCCTCAGGCAGGCGTGCGGCCATCATAGCGCGGCGGCATGGCGTCAAACAATGCTAATTATTGCAAAACATGCATGCTCTCCACACCTCAGCCATGCGCGGCACGCCCCGTATGCTGGCGAAATTTCGCCGCGATGGCTTGTCCCTTCGCTGCGGCGGCGGCCTGCTGCGCCGGCGTCAGCTCGTTTTGCAGCCAGTGCCAGTATTCATCCTGATACGGATTGGTGGTGCCGGGCGCCAGGATGTCGTCGTACACCATGCGCAGGGCCAGCAGGTAGCCATACGCTTGCGGGGCATCCTTCTGCACCACCTCGCCATCGCGCAGGTAGGCCATCATCAGGGTAGCCACGCTGGAGAGTTCACCTTCATCCGCCTGCGCCGTCAGCTGGGCAATGGCTTGCCGCTTCCATGCCTGCACCAGCGGATCGTCGGGACGGTTGCGCAGCGCGCTGCGGTCGCCGAACGGCCCTTCCGACAGGAACAGGGTGGCAGCGCCCGGCACGCCCGCCTTGGCGGCGGTCGCCAGGTAGACCAGGCGGTCCTCGCGCTGGCGTTGCGTCAGCCCCCCGCACAGCTGCTGCTGGGCGGCTTTTTCTTCCGCCGTCATCTCGCGTCCCAGCTCGAATTCCAGCCCCGGCAAGCGGCTTTCGCGCTGGAAAACAATGCAGTCGTCGATCAGGTTGAAGGCCGCATACGCGTCTTCCGCCCTGCCGCTGGCAGCCAGGCGTTCGAGCCGCTGCGCCAGGGACACGACAACGGGCGCGGCATCGGCGACGGGGCTGGCATCGATATTCAAATACGATGCCAGGCTGCGCCCCGGTGGTGCGCTGGCAGCAGCGATGGCCACAGATTGCGGCGCGCCGCCGTCGGGCGCGGGCCAGTACACGTGCGCCAGCACTGCCGCGATGGCAGCGGCAGTGGCGATGCCGGTCAGTTTGCTAATCATGATGAGGTGGCGCGCGTGGATGGGAAACGCACGTTACCACAGGCGCGCTGCGGCGGGCCGCACGCCTCCACACTCTCAGCCGCCGGCCTTTTTCGCCTGGTGGCCCAGCTTGGCCAGCGCGGCCATCACCGTCTCGACATGGTCGCCCTGCACTTCGATCACTCCATCCTTGACGGTGCCGCCCGAGCCGCACTGCGTGCGCAACTGCTTGCCCAGCAGCGCCAGGGCGATGGCGTCCAGCGCCAAGCCTTTCACCACGGTGACGCTCTTGCCGCCACGGCCCTTGGTCTGGCGCGACACGCGCACCACGCCATCGCCCGCAGGCGCCGCCTTGGCCTGCGCCTTGCACGCGCATTGCGCCAGCGGCTGGCGGCAGGCAGGGCACATGCGGCCCGTTTCGGTGGAATACACTAGACCGCCCAGGGAGCTGCTTTTCATGATGGATAGCTAAAAAGGAAGAAGGCAGCGATTGTACCAAGCGGCGAGGGTCAGTTGGCCGGCGCCGGCGCAGGTGCGACGGGCGACGTCGGCACTTCCGTCACCGTCTCGGGGATGCCCGACAAAATCGTCACGGCGACCCTGCGGTTGCGCGCGCGCCCTTCCGGCGTGGCATTCGGCGCCACGGGGATATTGTCGGCATGTCCCACGGCCGTCAGGCGCGACGCCTGCATGCCGCTGGCGATGAACAGGCGCACCACGGCGCTGGCGCGCGCGGCCGACAATTCCCAGTTCGAGGCAAAGGTCGAATTGCTGATGGGCTGCACATCCGTATGCCCTTCCACCTGCACGTCGTGCGTGTCATCCTTGAGCAGCACGGCCACGGCGCGCAAGGCCTGGTCCGACTCGGCCGTCAGCCCTGCGGCGCCCGGGTCGAACAGCACACTGGCATTGATTTCCACGCTCACGCCGCGGCTCGTCTGCGTGACCCTGACCTTGCCTTCCTTGACCAGCGGCGCCAGGGTGGACGTGAGATCCTGCGCCAGGCGCGTCATGTGTTCGCGCTCGCGGCGGAGGGCTTCAGTGCGGCGTTTCAGGGCGGGATTCGGCAGCGCAATGGCTTGCGGTGCTTCCATGATGATGGGCGGCGCACCCTTTTCCAGGCTGAAAGCCTGGCCGATGGCATTCTGGAAGACGCGGTATTTACCTTCGTTGACTTGCGAAATCGCATACATGACGACGAAAAAGGCGAACAACAAAGTGATGAAGTCGGCGTACGAGATCAGCCAGCGGTCCTGGTTGTCCGGTTCCTCGTCATACTTCCTGCGCGCGCGCCGCATCATGGTCAGTGCTCGTGCAGCAGGCTGGCCACGCGCTCTTCGATGATGCGCGTGTGGTCGCCCGTGGCGATGTCGTACAGCACGGCGGCCGTGATTTCATATTGCAGCACCCGGCGCGAGACGATGGCCTTGAGTTTATTGGCCACCGGCAAGAACAGCAGATTGGCCAGGCCCACACCGTAGATGGTCGATACAAACGCCACGGCGATGCCGCTGCCCAATTTACTCGGGTCGGTGAGGTTTTCCATGACATGGATCAAGCCCAGCACGGCGCCCAGAATACCGATGGTGGGCGAATAGCCGGCCGCCGACTCCCACACCTTGACGGCCTGGCGCTCGGCCATTTCGTAGGCAGAGATCTCCACGTCGAGCAACTGGCGCAGCTTGTCGGGGGCGATGCCGTCGACGATCATGCGCAAACCCTTGGCGTTGAAACGGTCGGCCGTGTTTTCCATCAGGCGTTCGAGCGCCAGCGTGCCATCGCGGCGCGCCGTCAAGCTCCATTGCCCGATGTCGCGCGCCAGCGCGGCGCGCGTATCGGCCGGCGGCAAAAACACCCAGCGCAGCATTTCCAGGCCGCGCACGAAAGTACGCAGCCGCGTTTGCAGCAGCACGGCGCCGAAGGTGCCGACGATGACGATGGCAAAGGCGGCCGGCTGCAGCAGGGAGGCCATCTTGCCGCCTTCCAGTGCCTGGCCGACCAGAAGGCCCGCCAGCGCCAGCGCCAGCCCGATTACGCTGGACCAGTCCACGCCAGCTCCCTCAAGGTTGCCCGCAGGCGTGCGACGGCCTGGGTATGCAGCTGCGAGACACGCGATTCGGACACGCCCATCACCGCGCCGATCTCCTTCAGGTTCAGCTCTTCTTCGTAGTACAGGCCCATGAGCATTTTCTCGCGTGGCGGCAGCGCGTCGATGGCATCGATCACGGATTGCCGGAAATCGGTATCGAGCAGGGACCGCAAGGGGTCGCTGTCCTCGTCCACGCAATGGCGGTCGAGAAAGCTGTCATTGCCGTCCGGGTCATGAAAGTCTTCGTAGTACAGCAACTGGTGGCCGCCGCCGTCGCCCAGCATTTCCTGGTAATCGACGAGCGACATTTTCAGCAATTTCGCCACTTCCGATTCCGTCGGCGGGTGTCCCAGGCGCTGCTGCAGGATGCTCATCGCCTCTTCGATCTTGCGCATGTTCTGGCGCATGCTGCGCGGCAACCAGTCGCTGGTGCGCAATTCGTCGAGCATGGCGCCGCGGATGCGCAGCACGGCATATGTCTCGAACTGCGCGCCATGCGTCTCTTCATAGCGGCTGATGGCGTCGAGCAGGCCGATCATGCCGGCCTGGATCAGGTCATCGACCTCGACCGAAGGCGGCAATTTCGCCTTCATATGGTGCGCCAGACGCTTCACCAGCGGAATGTGCTCCGTCAGCAAATAGTCCTTGTTCGATTTCCCTTTGACCGTGTACATAGGCTGCTTATTGTTTTAACTGCTATCGTGTGCTGATGATGGATTCAGACGCTGAACTGGTGCGGGCTCCCCGTCTGGTACAAGGTGCCACCGAGCACCGGCGCCGCCGAACGGGCCAGCCGCTCGGCCAGTCCGCGAAACGCCACCGAAGCTCCCGCCAGCGGAAAGGCATCGACCACGCTGCGGCCCAGACGCGCCGCGCGGTGCAGATACTCATCGGCAGGCACCGACCCCATCGAGGTCAGTTTCACGGCCAGGTAACGGCTCGCCGCCTGCGCCATATTATCGTATACCACTTTTGCCTCGGATTCGGAAGCGCCGGTGACCAGAATGCCAAACGGACGGCGTCCCAGTTCCTGGCTCAGGCGCTTGATCAGGCAGTATGCCGCCTTGATCGAAGTGGCGCTGGTCGACACTTGCACCACGATATCGGACGAGGCCATCAGCGGCACGGGAAAGCAATCGCCCTCGTCGGCCATGACGCCGTCGACCAGCACGATGCCGCTCTGGCGCGCCATCACCTCGAAGGTCTTGCCCAGGCGGCGCAGTTCTTCCTCGCCCGCATAGTCCATGCTGTCCATCAGGTGGTTGCGCGCACCCAGGCTGGCTACGCCGAAGCCTTGCGGCACCTGGTGGATGACCTGGTTCAAGGCGCACTGCTGGCGCGCCACGTCGCGCAGGCTGGCGCCGTGCGCCAGTCCCAGGCGCGCAGCGACGCCATCGCTGCCGCCGCTGGCGTCGAGCAGCAGCACGTCATTGCCGCCGTAGACCAGCGAGGCGCCCAGGTTGACCAGCATGGCACCCTTGTCGTCCTGCGGCGTGGCAGAGAGAAAAGTCATCACCCGCGGCTGCGGGCCGGCCAGCATGCGACGCAAGCCTTCGGCCTGGTCGAAATCAAAATTAGCCAAGGCGCACCCCGCGCGCTTCATTGTTGCGGGCAGCTGCCTGCGCCATCAGCAGCGGCAGTTCGGCATCGGAAAACTGCGTCGCCGCCGCATCGCGCTTGAGCTTGAAGGCGCGGTCGATCAGATAGCCGCGGTCGGCCAGGTACAGGTCTTCCGGCACGCGCTGGCCGTTCGACACATAAAACAGGTTCAGTTTCTGGCGGATCACCACGTCGAGCACATTGCCGATCGAGGCCGCTTCATCGAGCTTGGTCATGATGCAGCCTGCCAGGCCGCTGCCCTGGTAGGCACGCACCACCTCGTTCAACGTTTCCTGCGTCGCGGTGGAGTTCAGGCACAGCAAACGTTTTACGTCGGCGCCGGCGCCCGACAGCATGGCCACTTGTTCCGTGACCATCTGGTCGCGCTGGCTCACGCCCACCGTATCGATCAGCACCGTGTGCTTGTTCTTCAATTCCTTCAGGGCGATGCGCAAGTCCGCTTCATCCTTCACCGAATGCACCATCACGCCGAGGATCTTGCCGTAGATGCGCAGCTGTTCGTGCGCGCCGATACGGTAGGCATCCGTGGTGATCAGGGCCAGCTTTTCCGGGCCGTGGCGCATAACGCAGCGGGCCGCCAGCTTGGCCGTGCTGGTGGTCTTGCCGACACCGGTCGGGCCTACCAGGGCAAACACGCCGCCCTGCTCCAGCATGGCGTCTTCATTGGCCACCGTATTCAGGTTACGGCTCAGGACGGTCTTGATCCAGCGCATGCTTTGCGCGCCATCGAGGCCGGCGGGCAGCTTGTCGATCAGGTAGCGCGCCAGGCTGGCCGAAAAACCTGCTGCCAGCATTTCGCGCAGCACCACGGCTTTTTGCGGCTCGCGCTGCTGCGTCGAGCCCCATGAGATTTCCGCCAGCTGGGTTTCCATCATGCCGCGCATGGCGCGGATTTCATTCATCATGCCGCTCATCTCGGCGGCGGCGTTCTCTTTGACGTGCGCCAGCGCGCTGGCCATCATCTGCTGCATGCGGGCCATGTCCACTGGCTCGCCGGCTGCCTGGCGCGGCGCGGCAGGACGCGGCGCAGCCGGGCGCTGGGCCGGGGCGGCCGGACGCTGCGGCGTGGCGAACTGGGTCTGCAACTGGGGACGGGGCTGGGACATTTCGGACGCGGCCGGCGGCGAGGCCAGCGAAGCGGCATCGTCATTGGCCAGCGCGAGGATTTCCACCACGCCATCGGCCTGGCGGTTCGACAAGATCACGGCATCGGGGCCCAGCGCTTCGCGCACCTTGCGCAGCGCATCGCGCGACGAGGCGCCCGTAAATTTCTTCACATTCATGACCGGCCTCCCAGGGCGGGGGTGGCGCAAAATTGGCTGAACTGTGTGACCATCATGGACTCCTGTTGCTTGAGTGCTGTCTTCCACATGGACACAGATCACCCGGACAGTTTCCATTATTAGCGATGCTTGGAGGAAATGATCGAAGGAACAGGACGGGAAAGTACCCGTTATTCAGTTTGCCAGCAGGAAATTGATGAAAAAATAAGCAAAAAGAGGCAAAGGGGCCGTCGCCTGGGGTCAGACCCCCAACACCGCCGACATCAAGGTCATCGGCAACGTGTATGAGGGTCTGACCCCGGTACTGCCTGTGCCAACTATTGCGCGCCCACCAGGCTGGTGACGCGGATGGTCTTGGTTTCCGGCACTTCCGCATGCGACAGCACTTTCAGCTGCGGCAGGGCGCGGCGCAGGAAGCGCGACAGCAGTGCGCGCAGCGGCGCCGGCACCAGCAGCACGGGCGTCAGGCCCAGCGCTTCCTGCTGCTGCGCGGCCAGGCCCGCCTGGTGGGCGATGGTATCGGCCAGGCCCGGCTCGATGCCGGCGCCATCGCCGCCATTGCCCATGGCTTGCATCAGCAGACGCTCCAGGCGGCTGTCGAGGGTCATCACGGACAGTTCGGCGGCGCCGGGGAACAGTTGCTGCACGATGGCGCGGCCCAGGGACACGCGCACCAGCGCCGTCAGATCGTTCGGGTCTTGCGTATTGACCGTATGCTCGGCCAGGGTTTCGATGATGGTGCGCATGTCGCGGATGTGCACGCCCTCGGCCAGCAGGTTCTGCAGCACTTTTTGCAGGGTCGACAGCGACAGCATCTTCGGCACCAGGTCTTCCACCAGGCGCGGCGCATCCTTGCCCAGGTGATCGAGCAGCGATTGCACTTCGGCACGGCCCAGCAGCTCGGACGCGTGCGAGGTGATCAGGTGATTCAAGTGCGTGGCCACCACGGTGCCCGCATCGACGACCGTGTAGCCCATCGATTGTGCCTGGTCGCGCAAGCTGGCGTCGATCCAGGTGGCGGGCAAGCCGAACGCGGGGTCGCTGGTGGCCAGGCCCGGCAAGCTGCCGCTGGCCATGCCGGGATTGATCGCCAGGAACTGACCATTGAACGCCTCGCCCACGCCCACTTCCACGCCCTTGAGGGTGATGCGGTAGGCGGACGGCTTCAATTCCAGGTTGTCGCGGATATGCACGGGCGGCGCCAGAAAGCCCACTTCCTGGGCAAATTTCTTGCGAATGCCTTTGATGCGCTTGAGCAATTCTCCACCCTGCGTCTTGTCGACCAGGGGAATCAAGCGGTAGCCCACTTCCAGGCCCAGGGTATCGACTGGCATGATGTCTTGCCAGCTTGCCTCTTCCTGCTCGGGCGCCACGGTCGCTTGCGGCACTTCGGCCGGCTTCTCGGCCGCCGCTTTTTCCTGCGTGCGTTTCTTGCTGATCAAATAGGCGGAGCCGGCCAGCGCGGAAGCCAGCAGGATGAAGACCATGTTCGGCATGCCGGGAATCAAGCCCATGCCGCCGATGATGCCGGCGGTAATATATAGCACTTGCGGTTTCGCAAACAATTGGCCCACCAACTGGGTGCCGATGTCCTGGTCGCTGGCCACGCGCGAGACGACGATACCGGCTGCCGTGGAAATGATCAGCGAAGGAATCTGTGCCACCAGGCCGTCACCGATGGCCAGCAGGGTGTAATTCTTGAGCGCATCGGCAAAGCCCATGTCGTGCTGCAGCAAGCCCACCAGCAGGCCGCCAACGATATTGATGACGGTGACCATGATGCCGGCGATGGCGTCGCCGCGCACGTATTTGCTGGCACCGTCCATGGCGCCATAGAATTCCGCTTCCTGCGCCACTTCCGTGCGGCGGCGGCGCGCTTCGTCTTCGCCGATCAGGCCAGCGTTCAGGTCGGCATCGATGGCCATCTGTTTACCGGGCATGGCGTCCAGCGCGAAGCGGGCACCCACCTCGGCGATACGGCCCGCACCCTTGGTCACCACGGTAAAGTTGATGATGGTCAAAATGATGAACACCACGATACCGACCGTATAGTTGCCACCGATCAGGAAGTGGCCGAACGCTTCAATCACTTTACCGGCCGCGTCGGCGCCCGTATGGCCTTCTGTCAGCACCACGCGCGTGGACGCCACGTTCAGCGACAGGCGCAGCATGGTCGACACCAGCAGGATGGTCGGGAACGCCATGAAGTCGAGCGGTTTGACCGTGTACAGCGCCGTCAGCAGGACGATGATGGACAGCGCGATATTGAAACTGAAGAAAATGTCGAGGATGAAGGCCGGCAGCGGCAGCACCATCATCGCCAGCAGCATGATAATGATGACCGGCGCGGCGATGCCCTTGCTGGCGTTGCTGCTCATACCGCTGAGCCAAGCTGGCAATCTCAGGCCGTTCATGGTGTACTTCCTTTATTCTTGTCTGCCGCGTCTGCTGCGGCTTTGGTCTGCGATGCGGGGTCCAGCGGATCGAGCTCGGGCGGCACGTCGAGTTTTTTCGGCTTGTCGGGGCGCTGGCCGTGGCCACTGCCGTAGCTGCGCAGCTGGAACACATACGCCAGCACTTCGGCCACGGCGCCATACAAGGCCTCGGGAATCTCGTCGCCGATGTCCGTGTGCTTGTACAGCGCACGCGCCAGGGCCGGCGCTTCCAGGATGGCAACCTTGTGCTCGCCCGCCAGTTCGCGGATCTTCGCCGCCACCTCGTCGATGCCCTTGGCCACCACCTGCGGCGCGCCGCGCGAATTCTCGCCATACTTCAAGGCCACCGCGTAGTGGGTAGGATTGGTCACCACCACGTCGGCTGTCGGCACGTCGGCCATCATGCGGCGGCGCGACATTTCATGCTGCATCTGGCGGATCTTCGCCTTGATCTGCGGATTGCCGTCCGACTCCTTCGACTCTTGCTTGACTTCCTGCAAGGACATTTTCATCTTGTTAGCGTAGTGCCACATCTGGTAGGGGCCGTCGATGGCGGCGATCAGGCCCAGCGCGCCCACGATCAGCAAGAAGGCCGTGATCAGCAGGCTGATCAGATGGGCCGAACCGGCGCGCAGCGATTCCACCGACAGGCCCAGCACGGCATCTTTCTGGTGCTGCATCACCATCCAGGCAACGACGCCGACGACGATGGTCTTGGCGACGGCCTTGAGCAACTCCACCAGCGCATTCTTCGAAAACATATTTCCCAGGCCGCGAATCGGATTGAGCTTGCCAAAATTGGGGGTGAATGCCTTGGAACTGAACAGCCAGCCGCCCACCAGCACGGGCGAGGCCAGGGCGACGAGCATGATGGCTGCGGCGTACGGCAGGCAGGTCAGCAAGACTGAGCCCACGTCGTAGCCGATGCGTAACATCATCGCGTCGGGATTGAGGATTTGCTCCCGGTCCAGGGTCAAGCCGGAGACCATGACCGCCGTCAGCCGGCGCACGATGGCGTCGCCGGCAAACCACAGGCAGCAGCCGGACGCCATCAGCACCGTAAACGTTGCCACTTCACGCGATCGCGGAACGTCG is from Janthinobacterium sp. 61 and encodes:
- the flhF gene encoding flagellar biosynthesis protein FlhF gives rise to the protein MNVKKFTGASSRDALRKVREALGPDAVILSNRQADGVVEILALANDDAASLASPPAASEMSQPRPQLQTQFATPQRPAAPAQRPAAPRPAAPRQAAGEPVDMARMQQMMASALAHVKENAAAEMSGMMNEIRAMRGMMETQLAEISWGSTQQREPQKAVVLREMLAAGFSASLARYLIDKLPAGLDGAQSMRWIKTVLSRNLNTVANEDAMLEQGGVFALVGPTGVGKTTSTAKLAARCVMRHGPEKLALITTDAYRIGAHEQLRIYGKILGVMVHSVKDEADLRIALKELKNKHTVLIDTVGVSQRDQMVTEQVAMLSGAGADVKRLLCLNSTATQETLNEVVRAYQGSGLAGCIMTKLDEAASIGNVLDVVIRQKLNLFYVSNGQRVPEDLYLADRGYLIDRAFKLKRDAAATQFSDAELPLLMAQAAARNNEARGVRLG
- the flhA gene encoding flagellar biosynthesis protein FlhA gives rise to the protein MNGLRLPAWLSGMSSNASKGIAAPVIIIMLLAMMVLPLPAFILDIFFSFNIALSIIVLLTALYTVKPLDFMAFPTILLVSTMLRLSLNVASTRVVLTEGHTGADAAGKVIEAFGHFLIGGNYTVGIVVFIILTIINFTVVTKGAGRIAEVGARFALDAMPGKQMAIDADLNAGLIGEDEARRRRTEVAQEAEFYGAMDGASKYVRGDAIAGIMVTVINIVGGLLVGLLQHDMGFADALKNYTLLAIGDGLVAQIPSLIISTAAGIVVSRVASDQDIGTQLVGQLFAKPQVLYITAGIIGGMGLIPGMPNMVFILLASALAGSAYLISKKRTQEKAAAEKPAEVPQATVAPEQEEASWQDIMPVDTLGLEVGYRLIPLVDKTQGGELLKRIKGIRKKFAQEVGFLAPPVHIRDNLELKPSAYRITLKGVEVGVGEAFNGQFLAINPGMASGSLPGLATSDPAFGLPATWIDASLRDQAQSMGYTVVDAGTVVATHLNHLITSHASELLGRAEVQSLLDHLGKDAPRLVEDLVPKMLSLSTLQKVLQNLLAEGVHIRDMRTIIETLAEHTVNTQDPNDLTALVRVSLGRAIVQQLFPGAAELSVMTLDSRLERLLMQAMGNGGDGAGIEPGLADTIAHQAGLAAQQQEALGLTPVLLVPAPLRALLSRFLRRALPQLKVLSHAEVPETKTIRVTSLVGAQ
- the motD gene encoding flagellar motor protein MotD, with amino-acid sequence MRRARRKYDEEPDNQDRWLISYADFITLLFAFFVVMYAISQVNEGKYRVFQNAIGQAFSLEKGAPPIIMEAPQAIALPNPALKRRTEALRREREHMTRLAQDLTSTLAPLVKEGKVRVTQTSRGVSVEINASVLFDPGAAGLTAESDQALRAVAVLLKDDTHDVQVEGHTDVQPISNSTFASNWELSAARASAVVRLFIASGMQASRLTAVGHADNIPVAPNATPEGRARNRRVAVTILSGIPETVTEVPTSPVAPAPAPAN
- a CDS encoding flagellar motor protein encodes the protein MDWSSVIGLALALAGLLVGQALEGGKMASLLQPAAFAIVIVGTFGAVLLQTRLRTFVRGLEMLRWVFLPPADTRAALARDIGQWSLTARRDGTLALERLMENTADRFNAKGLRMIVDGIAPDKLRQLLDVEISAYEMAERQAVKVWESAAGYSPTIGILGAVLGLIHVMENLTDPSKLGSGIAVAFVSTIYGVGLANLLFLPVANKLKAIVSRRVLQYEITAAVLYDIATGDHTRIIEERVASLLHEH
- a CDS encoding RNA polymerase sigma factor FliA — encoded protein: MYTVKGKSNKDYLLTEHIPLVKRLAHHMKAKLPPSVEVDDLIQAGMIGLLDAISRYEETHGAQFETYAVLRIRGAMLDELRTSDWLPRSMRQNMRKIEEAMSILQQRLGHPPTESEVAKLLKMSLVDYQEMLGDGGGHQLLYYEDFHDPDGNDSFLDRHCVDEDSDPLRSLLDTDFRQSVIDAIDALPPREKMLMGLYYEEELNLKEIGAVMGVSESRVSQLHTQAVARLRATLRELAWTGPA
- a CDS encoding flagella synthesis protein FlgN; the protein is MQSVTPFSSLRDEQQLMTTLLALMKEEQRHLVAADIDAITELTARKTALVGQLSQLAAQRHQALAAAGFTAAEAGMEDWLVGASEAEAAPLWKALLETTREAKEQNRLNSLLVNKHMLHTQGALNAMRPTAQSGNFYGPSGQAMTNTASRRVVIG
- a CDS encoding translation initiation factor Sui1; the protein is MKSSSLGGLVYSTETGRMCPACRQPLAQCACKAQAKAAPAGDGVVRVSRQTKGRGGKSVTVVKGLALDAIALALLGKQLRTQCGSGGTVKDGVIEVQGDHVETVMAALAKLGHQAKKAGG
- the flgM gene encoding flagellar biosynthesis anti-sigma factor FlgM, which codes for MKITDNTIKSNPGLPVAPPSTSGARNAEKAQATPTTSDNVRLSPQGQALAASATAGSGAVFDTKKVERIKLAIADGQFQVNSEKVADGLLDTVKDLLHSRNR
- a CDS encoding CPBP family glutamic-type intramembrane protease, encoding MRRHARMLKARNFPLPQLAASLAALRVRMAAHPMRGALMLGVTVGAINFLIFVPLALAAVALFTSQQLGGTAAASLKDASTATILWIAVVWAPLFETLIGQWLPLEILRRYKVRTAVSLLASAALFSLLHVVNGAGILHAAITFIGGCTFAASYLTARSMGLAPAYVAAATAHACSNGLLLCLSLLFPGLAS
- the flhB gene encoding flagellar biosynthesis protein FlhB, whose protein sequence is MSEDSDAEKTEAASPKRLEQAREEGDVPRSREVATFTVLMASGCCLWFAGDAIVRRLTAVMVSGLTLDREQILNPDAMMLRIGYDVGSVLLTCLPYAAAIMLVALASPVLVGGWLFSSKAFTPNFGKLNPIRGLGNMFSKNALVELLKAVAKTIVVGVVAWMVMQHQKDAVLGLSVESLRAGSAHLISLLITAFLLIVGALGLIAAIDGPYQMWHYANKMKMSLQEVKQESKESDGNPQIKAKIRQMQHEMSRRRMMADVPTADVVVTNPTHYAVALKYGENSRGAPQVVAKGIDEVAAKIRELAGEHKVAILEAPALARALYKHTDIGDEIPEALYGAVAEVLAYVFQLRSYGSGHGQRPDKPKKLDVPPELDPLDPASQTKAAADAADKNKGSTP
- a CDS encoding antiactivator of flagellar biosynthesis FleN protein, whose translation is MANFDFDQAEGLRRMLAGPQPRVMTFLSATPQDDKGAMLVNLGASLVYGGNDVLLLDASGGSDGVAARLGLAHGASLRDVARQQCALNQVIHQVPQGFGVASLGARNHLMDSMDYAGEEELRRLGKTFEVMARQSGIVLVDGVMADEGDCFPVPLMASSDIVVQVSTSATSIKAAYCLIKRLSQELGRRPFGILVTGASESEAKVVYDNMAQAASRYLAVKLTSMGSVPADEYLHRAARLGRSVVDAFPLAGASVAFRGLAERLARSAAPVLGGTLYQTGSPHQFSV